Proteins encoded in a region of the Bombyx mori chromosome 21, ASM3026992v2 genome:
- the LOC134200913 gene encoding uncharacterized protein LOC134200913, whose protein sequence is MTEYQKGFISALGKQRDIELHENLITSKNDIAYLTDLYTLPDMNLQLQGDDLNLIKTKNVVAAFVAKLLLHKKNIGRLISLKDSKTLKWEIPDWVLDPFSNGNIAISPQLEEEFTELTTNEEIKIKYKNGYQQFWLQKSTLQLYPGLWSSR, encoded by the exons ATGACGGAGTATCAAAAAGGCTTCATATC AGCTCTTGGAAAACAAAGAGACATCGAATTGCACGAAAACCTCATCACATCGAAGAATGATATCGCATACCTGACAGACCTTTATACATTGCCTGATATGAATCTCCAACTTCAAGGCGATGACTTgaacttaataaaaacaaaaaatgtcgtCGCTGCTTTCGTAGCCAAGCTGCTCTTACACAAAAAGAATATCGGCAGAC TGATTTCATTAAAAGATTCCAAGACATTGAAATGGGAAATACCAGACTGGGTGTTAGATCCTTTTTCAAATGGCAACATAGCAATATCACCCCAGTTGGAAGAAGAATTTACAGAACTAACAACGAATGaggaaataaaaatcaaatacaaaaatggcTACCAACAATTTTGGCTACAAAAGTCAACTCTGCAGTTGTACCCTGGATTGTGGTCTAGTCGTTAA
- the LOC692879 gene encoding endoplasmic reticulum protein: MSIQWTFIAGYLYFEIALVMLMILPIFSPRRWNQFFKSRLFSMFRENVAVYFYVFIGVLALFLIDAVREIRKYSNVTDVSHTHLATEMKTHVKLFRAQRNFYIIGFAIFLTFVIRRLITMLIIQDELKQKAEKIIKQAEETVKQAKTSILANTLQSEELQHYDEINSQLEETKILLKLEKDRVKLLEDDVKMWQQKCEEAIASKPGKGDE, translated from the coding sequence ATGTCCATACAGTGGACCTTCATTGCTGGGTATCTATATTTCGAAATTGCTTTAGTGATGCTGATGATATTACCTATATTCAGTCCTAGAAGATGGaatcaatttttcaaatcaCGTCTGTTTTCAATGTTTCGAGAAAACGTAGCTGTATATTTCTATGTGTTCATCGGTGTGTTGGCGTTGTTTTTGATTGATGCAGTGAGAGAGATACGGAAATATTCAAATGTTACGGACGTGAGCCACACTCATTTAGCTACCGAAATGAAAACTCACGTCAAGCTATTTCGAGCCCAAAGAAACTTCTATATTATAGGCTTTGCAATTTTCCTGACATTCGTAATACGTAGACTAATCACAATGTTGATTATACAAGACGAATTAAAACAGAAAgccgaaaaaataataaaacaggcAGAGGAGACAGTGAAACAGGCTAAAACAAGTATCCTAGCGAACACTTTACAATCAGAGGAATTACAACATTATGATGAAATAAATAGTCAATTAGAGGAAACTAAAATCCTATTAAAGTTAGAAAAGGATAGAGTGAAATTACTAGAGGATGATGTCAAAATGTGGCAGCAGAAATGTGAGGAAGCCATTGCCAGTAAACCCGGCAAAGGAGATGAATAA